In a genomic window of Tamandua tetradactyla isolate mTamTet1 chromosome 17, mTamTet1.pri, whole genome shotgun sequence:
- the SRSF7 gene encoding serine/arginine-rich splicing factor 7 isoform X2, protein MSRYGRYGGETKVYVGNLGTGAGKGELERAFSYYGPLRTVWIARNPPGFAFVEFEDPRDAEDAVRGLDGKVICGSRVRVELSTGMPRRSRFDRPPARRPFDPNDRCYECGEKGHYAYDCHRYSRRRRSRSRSRSHSRSRGRRYSRSRSRSRGRRSRSASPRRSRSVSLRRSRSASLRRSRSGSIKGSRSRSRSRSRSRSISRPRSSRSKSRSPSPKRSRSPSGSPRRSASPERID, encoded by the exons ATGTCGCGTTACGGGCGCTACGGAGGAG aGACCAAGGTGTATGTTGGTAACCTGGGAACTGGTGCTGGCAAAGGAGAGTTAGAAAGGGCTTTCAGTTATTATGGTCCCTTAAGAACTGTGTGGATTGCGAGAAATCCTCCAGGATTTGCCTTTGTGGAATTTGAAGATCCCAGAGATGCAGAAGATGCAGTTCGAGGACTGGATGGGAA GGTGATCTGTGGTTCACGAGTGAGAGTTGAACTATCAACAGGCATGCCTCGGAGATCTCGTTTTGATAGACCACCTGCCCGACGTCCCTTTGATCCCAATGATAGATGCTATGAGTGTGGTGAAAAGGGACATTATGCTTATGATTGTCATCGCTATAGCCGGCGGCGAAGAAGCAG GTCACGCTCTCGATCGCATTCGAGATCCAGAGGAAGGAGATACTCTCGCTCACGCAGCAGGAGCAGAGGACGAAG ATCAAGATCAGCATCTCCTCGACGATCAAGATCTGTTTCTCTTCGTAGATCAAGATCTGCTTCACTCAGAAGATCTAGGTCTGGGTCTATAAAAGGATCGAG atccCGTTCAAGGTCAAGATCCAGATCCAGGTCTATTTCACGACCAAGAAGCAG CCGATCAAAGTCCAGATCACCATCTCCAAAAAGAAG tcgtTCCCCATCAGGAAGTCCACGCAGAAGTGCAAGTCCTGAAAGAATAGACTGA
- the SRSF7 gene encoding serine/arginine-rich splicing factor 7 isoform X1, translating into MSRYGRYGGETKVYVGNLGTGAGKGELERAFSYYGPLRTVWIARNPPGFAFVEFEDPRDAEDAVRGLDGKVICGSRVRVELSTGMPRRSRFDRPPARRPFDPNDRCYECGEKGHYAYDCHRYSRRRRSRSRSRSHSRSRGRRYSRSRSRSRGRRSRSASPRRSRSVSLRRSRSASLRRSRSGSIKGSRYFQSRSRSRSRSRSISRPRSSRSKSRSPSPKRSRSPSGSPRRSASPERID; encoded by the exons ATGTCGCGTTACGGGCGCTACGGAGGAG aGACCAAGGTGTATGTTGGTAACCTGGGAACTGGTGCTGGCAAAGGAGAGTTAGAAAGGGCTTTCAGTTATTATGGTCCCTTAAGAACTGTGTGGATTGCGAGAAATCCTCCAGGATTTGCCTTTGTGGAATTTGAAGATCCCAGAGATGCAGAAGATGCAGTTCGAGGACTGGATGGGAA GGTGATCTGTGGTTCACGAGTGAGAGTTGAACTATCAACAGGCATGCCTCGGAGATCTCGTTTTGATAGACCACCTGCCCGACGTCCCTTTGATCCCAATGATAGATGCTATGAGTGTGGTGAAAAGGGACATTATGCTTATGATTGTCATCGCTATAGCCGGCGGCGAAGAAGCAG GTCACGCTCTCGATCGCATTCGAGATCCAGAGGAAGGAGATACTCTCGCTCACGCAGCAGGAGCAGAGGACGAAG ATCAAGATCAGCATCTCCTCGACGATCAAGATCTGTTTCTCTTCGTAGATCAAGATCTGCTTCACTCAGAAGATCTAGGTCTGGGTCTATAAAAGGATCGAGGTATTTCCA atccCGTTCAAGGTCAAGATCCAGATCCAGGTCTATTTCACGACCAAGAAGCAG CCGATCAAAGTCCAGATCACCATCTCCAAAAAGAAG tcgtTCCCCATCAGGAAGTCCACGCAGAAGTGCAAGTCCTGAAAGAATAGACTGA